ATTTTCTTTAACAATTCTATTTTGTTGTCTGCTCTCAACTTTGTCATAGTTAATGTTCTTAACAGAACCAGAACTTAGTTAGTTGATTGGTAGGCAAACTTGAGTCAGATTAGTGGAATTCTATGTAATTGCTTTTCCATTTGTTTGTAGAGATTTCTTAGCACAATGAGAGCAGTCCAAGGTGCACTAATAGTAGCATCAAGCATACAAATAATTTTGGGTTTTAGTCAAATATGGGCCATTTGTTCCAGGTATGctcagtttttttattttgttgaaatGCATGTTACACTTTTTGAAGTCAAAGAGAGAAACTTGGATTGGAGAATACGCCAAATAATTATTGTGCTTTCCTTTGCATTCAGGTTTTTCAGTCCACTTGGAATGGTTCCAGTAATTGCATTAGTTGGTTTTGGACTATTTGACAGAGGGTTCCTTGTGGTACATATAACACCAGCCCCACTTACCGCATTATTAATAGTGAAATTCACAATTATTTTCTCATCACTAATATGGTTTAGTATACTATTCTGAATCTGAATCATTTGTGTTAGGTTGGGAGCTGCGTTGAAATCGGAATTCCCATGCTAATACTGTTTATAGCCTTATCTCAGGTACAATTCAAAAGTAGGCAATAATGGATTAGGATTCTCTTGTGTCTATCTTTCTTAAGGCATATAATTTTCTGTCAAAACAAGCATGATAATATCACAATCCAATAGTACTGAATGTGTTTTATGCAGTATTTGAAGAATTTTCAGATAAGACAAGTACCACTATTGGAGCGATTTGCTCTACTCATAGCAACCACAGTTATATGGGCATATGCAGTACTCTTAACAGCCGGAGGCGCATACAAAAACCGCCCGGAGATAACTCAACGTAGCTGCAGAACAGACAGGGCTAATCTCATTTCTACTGCTCCATGGTTTGTAGTTGGACCACAAAGATCCTTCTAGTTGAACATTTTTGCAGTGTATAGCAATTATTATGTGGAGAATTGCCATTGACTTTTGCACATTTGGCAACAGGATAAAGATTCCATACCCTCTTCAGTGGGGTGCTCCTACATTTGATGCTGGTCATGCTTTTGGAATGATGGCAGCTGTTCTTGTCTCATTAGTTGAGGTGACATATATTGAAAACCAATGATGTTGTATGATACATATAGCCAACTCTATTTAGCAAACAAAGTGCTTTAGTTTGttaaattgatgatgatgaatgatcTATATCTTTTGACAGTCAACCGGGGCATACAAGGCTGCGTCTCGTCTAGCAAGTGCCACACCCCCTCCTGCTCATGTTCTGAGCCGTGGTATTGGTTGGCAGGGAATTGGAATCTTGCTGAGTGGCCTTTTTGGAACATTGTCTGGTTCAACGGTATCTGTGTAAGTGTTGTTCTTCATGTGTCTGTAACTATCACATTTTTTGGGACAAGAAGGCTAATCCTTTTGGGATTGTGACAGAGAGAATGTGGGGCTTCTAGGAAGCAATCGAATTGGTAGCCGAAGGGTCATTCAAGTTTCAGCGGGCTTTATGATATTCTTCTCAATGTTAGGTGAGTGTAGAAAGCACTTGGAAAACTAAACCTATGGATTCACTCAAGCTAGTTCTCACATAAATGAAATGTATCGGTTTTTTCTTTTCAGGAAAATTTGGAGCTTTGTTTGCATCGATACCAATCCCCATTTTCGCTGCTGTATACTGTGTCTTGTTTGGTCTTGTGGGTTAGTACTACTAccatttctccctctcttttacTTGATTGTCACTTTGTTTCCTTATGAGGATTGCTATTCTCTTTTTCAGCTTCTGTGGGGCTATCATTTTTGCAATTCACCAACATGAACTCAATGAGGAACCTCTTCATTACTGGTGTTGCCCTCTTCTTAGGCCTGTCTATTCCTGAGTACTTCAGAGAATACACCATCATGGCACATCGTGGCCCTGCTCATACAAGAGCTGGATGGGTAAGTGTACTTAAGTTCTTGAACGTTTCTTGTTTATCCATTATTTCCTATAGCAAGAAatcatttgtttgtttgtttttgcaGTTCAATGATTTCCTTAATactatcttcttttcttccccaacTGTTGCATTGATTGTTGCTGTTTTCTTGGACAACACTCTTGACTACAAGGATAGTGCCAAGGATAGAGGAATGCCATGGTGGGCAAAGTTTAGAACATTTAAAGGAGATAGCCGTAACGAAGAGTTCTACACCCTCCCTTTCAACCTCAACCGGTTCTTCCCTCCATCCTAGAGAAAAATACTATGATAGAGATATGTTAGAGGAAAATCATCATTTCCAGATAAGCTTGCATCTTATGATGATCAGTGCGAGAAAGAGAGAGTCAACATGTTACTTAAGGTGGCAGAAAGTGTTCTTCTGCTACCTCTCTTTATTTTTCACATGTCATATATTGAATTggtttatttttcatataatagAACAGTTATTTGTTCACCTTCCCATTTTTACTCTGATTTATCTTTGGTATTGATTCTTTCAGTTCTTTGGATTCATAAGATGACAGTATAGTAAACATAAAGGTATTAAGGGGTTATGGCTTTAATTACACACAGAAGCTAACAANNNNNNNNNNNNNNNNNNNNNNNNNNNNNNNNNNNNNNNNNNNNNNNNNNNNNNNNNNNNNNNNNNNNNNNNNNNNNNNNNNNNNNNNNNNNNNNNNNNNNNNNNNNNNNNNNNNNNNNNNNNNNNNNNNNNNNNNNNNNNNNNNNNNNNNNNNNNNNNNNNNNNNNNNNNNNNNNNNNNNNNNNNNNNNNNNNNNNNNNNNNNNNNNNNNNNNNNNNNNNNNNNNNNNNNNNNNNNNNNNNNNNNNNNNNNNNNNNNNNNNNNNNNNNNNNNNNNNNNNNNNNNNNNNNNNNNNNNNNNNNNNNNNNNNNNNNNNNNNNNNNNNNNNNNNNNNNNNNNNNNNNNNNNNNNNNNNNNNNNNNNNNNNNNNNNNNNNNNNNNNNNNNNNNNNNNNNNNNNNNNNNNNNNNNNNNNNNNNNNNNNNNNNNNNNNNNNNNNNNNNNNNNNNNNNNNNNNNNNNNNNNNNNNNNNNNNNNNNNNNNNNNNNNNNNNNNNNNNNNNNNNNNNNNNNNNNNNNNNNNNNNNNNNNNNNNNNNNNNNNNNNNNNNNNNNNNNNNNNNNNNNNNNNNNNNNNNNNNNNNNNNNNNNNNNNNNNNNNNNNNNNNNNNNNNNNNNNNNNNNNNNNNNNNNNNNNNNNNNNNNNNNNNNNNNNNNNNNNNNNNNNNNNNNNNNNNNNNNNNNNNNNNNNNNNNNNNNNNNNNNNNNNNNNNNNNNNNNNNNNNNNNNNNNNNNNNNNNNNNNNNNNNNNNNNNNNNNNNNNNNNNNNNNNNNNNNNNNNNNNNNNNNNNNNNNNNNNNNNNNNNNNNNNNNNNNNNNNNNNNNNNNNNNNNNNNNNNNNNNNNNNNNNNNNNNNNNNNNNNNNNNNNNNNNNNNNNNNNNNNNNNNNNNNNNNNNNNNNNNNNNNNNNNNNNNNNNNNNNNNNNNNNNNNNNNNNNNNNNNNNNNNNNNNNNNNNNNNNNNNNNNNNNNNNNNNNNNNNNNNNNNNNNNNNNNNNNNNNNNNNNNNNNNNNNNNNNNNNNNNNNNNNNNNNNNNNNNNNNNNNNNNNNNNNNNNNNNNNNNNNTTTCGCGACCTTTtgtttctgacagttacgtctTTCAAGCGTCGTGTCCGTTGGGGAAGTATTGAGGGCTTTGGTAACGGTGTAATCTCATTAATGACTGCCCCGCTTTTACTATTATGCCCCTTAGCATGTTTATAAgtactttccctctctttcctttttccgtttctgcaatctttcaaacttcttctttctttgttcgTGCTGTGTTTACACGTACTATACTTTCGTGCTCCTGGAGGCTTCTGcttctttctatctttattttcggaAAGAGGttagtttctttcttcttctttgcattTTTCGCATGACTTTACTTTGTAGAGGAATAGTGTTGTAGATTTTTGCTCGGCTCCTTTCCTCCTCTCTAGAGAcctttttgatttttccttttcttttttccttttgtaggtttccttagagaaagaaaaatggcCTCCGTAGATTAGGTTGACGTTACTGTTCTGGGGGAGGAGCCGTTGGTTGATGCGGAGTTTATTACTCACCTTCGCACCCACCATCGGCTCTGTACTTTGGATGAAGATGAGCCTAAATACGAGTTGCTTGTTCCCGGTTTAGAGGACCGGGTTTGTCATGGGAGAGCCAACGAAACGGCTCCCCATTTCTTCTTCATGTATGAGTGCATGATCACCCGTCTGGGCNNNNNNNNNNNNNNNNNNNNNNNNNNNNNNNNNNNNNNNNNNNNNNNNNNNNNNNNNNNNNNNNNNNNNNNNNNNNNNNNNNNNNNNNNNNNNNNNNNNNNNNNNNNNNNNNNNNNNNNNNNNNNNNNNNNNNNNNNNNNNNNNNNNNNNNNNNNNNNNNNNNNNNNNNNNNNNNNNNNNNNNNNNNNNNNNNNNNNNNNNNNNNNNNNNNNNNNNNNNNNNNNNNNNNNNNNNNNNNNNNNNNNNNNNNNNNNNNNNNNNNNNNNNNNNNNNNNNNNNNNNNNNNNNNNNNNNNNNNN
The genomic region above belongs to Arachis duranensis cultivar V14167 chromosome 3, aradu.V14167.gnm2.J7QH, whole genome shotgun sequence and contains:
- the LOC107482233 gene encoding nucleobase-ascorbate transporter 2 — its product is MAATKVEDISYPPMDQLQGLEYCIDSNPSWVETIVLGFQHYILALGTAVMIPTLLVPLMGGTDGDKVRVVQTLLFVEGINTLVQTLFGTRLPTVIGGSYAFMVPIMSIIHDPSLAMIQDPELRFLSTMRAVQGALIVASSIQIILGFSQIWAICSRFFSPLGMVPVIALVGFGLFDRGFLVVGSCVEIGIPMLILFIALSQYLKNFQIRQVPLLERFALLIATTVIWAYAVLLTAGGAYKNRPEITQRSCRTDRANLISTAPWIKIPYPLQWGAPTFDAGHAFGMMAAVLVSLVESTGAYKAASRLASATPPPAHVLSRGIGWQGIGILLSGLFGTLSGSTVSVENVGLLGSNRIGSRRVIQVSAGFMIFFSMLGKFGALFASIPIPIFAAVYCVLFGLVASVGLSFLQFTNMNSMRNLFITGVALFLGLSIPEYFREYTIMAHRGPAHTRAGWFNDFLNTIFFSSPTVALIVAVFLDNTLDYKDSAKDRGMPWWAKFRTFKGDSRNEEFYTLPFNLNRFFPPS